In Leptospira ryugenii, one genomic interval encodes:
- a CDS encoding NRAMP family divalent metal transporter gives MKPSSFTFLKYLGPGLLYAGAAVGVSHLVQSTRAGAMFGYELLIVVLFANLIKYPFFEIGTRYTIVTGNSLLDGYQNLGKAPLWIFFFISVGTMCIIVATVTLVTSGLFGIILGIQMEPWLLCVFILGFCTVLLAVGKFGALDTLMKWIVIGLTLATITATILSFFAIVPKLPGDGRSFSIREAADISFLIALMGWMPIPIEAAVWQSDWTLAKKEENGELPPMRWAMLDFKIGYWGTTVLAVFFLALGSNMMYHTGKEFSSSAATFAGELIQLYTASIGSWAYPIILVAAFFTMFSTTLTCYDAYPRVVANASRRLFPKVKTISLEKLYWFWIVIVAIGSVTILSVFLTSMKGLVDFATTVSFLNAPILAFIHHLILFGKDIPREHRPEPWMNLLSWFGIIFLFGFSIYFIQMRFF, from the coding sequence ATGAAACCAAGCTCTTTCACTTTCCTTAAATACTTAGGCCCAGGTCTCTTATACGCGGGAGCGGCAGTAGGAGTTTCCCATCTCGTCCAGTCCACGAGGGCTGGTGCCATGTTTGGGTATGAGCTTCTCATCGTGGTTCTTTTTGCAAACTTGATCAAATATCCTTTCTTCGAGATAGGAACTCGCTATACCATTGTTACCGGTAACTCCCTGTTAGATGGTTATCAGAATTTGGGAAAAGCACCTCTTTGGATTTTCTTTTTCATTTCAGTGGGTACAATGTGTATCATCGTTGCGACTGTCACTTTAGTCACTTCTGGTCTTTTTGGAATTATTTTGGGGATCCAAATGGAACCCTGGCTACTTTGTGTATTCATTTTGGGATTTTGTACGGTCCTGTTAGCTGTGGGTAAATTTGGTGCCTTAGATACATTGATGAAATGGATTGTGATTGGCCTCACCTTGGCGACAATTACGGCCACCATACTTTCGTTCTTTGCCATTGTCCCTAAACTTCCAGGGGACGGACGATCCTTTTCGATCCGTGAGGCCGCAGACATTTCCTTTTTGATTGCCCTTATGGGTTGGATGCCCATCCCAATAGAGGCAGCGGTATGGCAATCTGATTGGACTTTAGCCAAAAAAGAAGAGAACGGCGAACTACCGCCTATGCGTTGGGCGATGTTGGACTTCAAAATCGGATATTGGGGAACAACGGTCCTTGCTGTATTCTTTCTCGCCCTCGGGTCCAATATGATGTACCATACGGGAAAGGAGTTTTCGAGTTCCGCTGCTACCTTCGCTGGCGAACTAATCCAACTGTATACAGCATCGATAGGTTCTTGGGCATATCCCATCATATTGGTCGCAGCCTTCTTTACAATGTTTTCCACAACCTTGACCTGTTATGATGCCTACCCTAGAGTGGTTGCCAATGCGTCCCGTAGGCTCTTCCCCAAAGTAAAGACTATTTCTTTAGAGAAACTGTATTGGTTTTGGATTGTGATTGTTGCGATTGGTTCCGTTACCATTCTCTCAGTCTTTTTGACAAGTATGAAAGGTTTGGTCGACTTTGCGACAACGGTGTCCTTTTTAAATGCGCCTATCCTTGCATTCATTCACCATTTGATTCTCTTTGGAAAGGATATCCCGAGGGAACATAGACCAGAGCCTTGGATGAATTTACTCTCTTGGTTTGGAATCATTTTTCTATTTGGTTTTTCCATCTACTTTATCCAAATGCGGTTCTTTTGA